A genomic stretch from Candidatus Tanganyikabacteria bacterium includes:
- a CDS encoding ABC transporter permease, whose product MGSRARRDGRQDPGQGDPQRDLRALTAFAFFQAYGEDIATLVWQHLLVVLWALPLAAVVALGAGLAFADRPRGAAVALGVANVLTTVPSVALFGLLIPLLGSLGLGVGRPPAILAVALYSVLPILRNAIVGLRGVDPAVIEAARAMGLPDAAITWRVRLPLALPVILAGVRTAVVMGIGITAIAAYVGAGGLGRWVFGGIRRSYPEMALAGALLISALAFAGDAVLAWAQRLAGRRLGLA is encoded by the coding sequence GTGGGAAGCCGTGCAAGGCGCGATGGCCGGCAAGATCCTGGGCAAGGCGACCCTCAGCGGGACCTTCGAGCGCTGACCGCCTTCGCCTTCTTCCAGGCCTACGGCGAGGACATCGCGACACTCGTCTGGCAGCACCTGCTGGTCGTGCTCTGGGCGTTGCCGCTCGCCGCGGTTGTCGCCCTCGGCGCGGGCCTCGCGTTCGCCGACCGACCGCGCGGCGCCGCGGTGGCCCTGGGCGTCGCCAACGTGTTGACCACCGTGCCCTCGGTGGCGCTGTTCGGCCTGCTCATCCCGCTCCTGGGATCGCTCGGGCTGGGAGTGGGGCGCCCGCCGGCGATCCTGGCCGTCGCGCTCTACTCGGTGCTCCCGATCCTGCGCAACGCCATCGTGGGCTTGCGCGGCGTGGACCCGGCCGTCATCGAGGCGGCCCGGGCCATGGGCCTGCCCGACGCCGCGATCACGTGGCGCGTGCGCCTGCCCCTGGCGCTGCCGGTGATCCTGGCCGGAGTGCGGACGGCCGTGGTCATGGGCATCGGCATCACGGCCATCGCCGCGTACGTGGGCGCCGGAGGGCTGGGCCGCTGGGTCTTCGGCGGGATACGCCGCTCGTACCCCGAGATGGCGCTGGCGGGCGCCTTGCTCATCAGCGCGCTGGCGTTCGCCGGCGACGCC
- a CDS encoding YbhB/YbcL family Raf kinase inhibitor-like protein: MFRLESASYQAGGTIPARYAMAAVKGGENRSPEFHWSNVPGGTQSFALALIDRHPVARGWVHWVVVDLPGDAASLPEGASGTLKLPRGAFELANSFGRPGYGGPQPPPGTGPHQYEATLFALSIPKLAGLSAKSPWEAVQGAMAGKILGKATLSGTFER, from the coding sequence ATGTTCAGGCTCGAATCGGCATCCTATCAGGCCGGGGGGACGATTCCCGCCCGGTACGCCATGGCGGCCGTCAAGGGCGGCGAGAATCGCTCGCCCGAGTTCCACTGGTCAAACGTCCCCGGCGGCACGCAGAGCTTCGCGCTCGCCCTGATCGATCGCCATCCCGTCGCCAGGGGCTGGGTCCACTGGGTCGTGGTCGACCTCCCCGGCGATGCCGCGTCGCTGCCGGAAGGCGCCTCCGGCACGCTCAAGCTGCCGCGCGGCGCATTCGAGCTTGCCAACTCGTTCGGCCGGCCGGGCTACGGCGGGCCGCAACCCCCACCCGGTACCGGCCCTCACCAGTACGAGGCCACGCTCTTCGCGCTCTCGATTCCCAAGCTGGCGGGGCTCTCGGCGAAATCCCCGTGGGAAGCCGTGCAAGGCGCGATGGCCGGCAAGATCCTGGGCAAGGCGACCCTCAGCGGGACCTTCGAGCGCTGA